Genomic segment of Sulfitobacter faviae:
ACATCACCGGCGGTCAGGACCTTACCCTGTTCGAACTCGACGAAGCGGCCAACCGCATTCGCGAGGAAGTGGACCCCGAAGCGAACATCATCGTCGGCTCCACGCTGGACGAAAGCCTTGGTGGCCTGATGCGCGTCAGCGTTGTCGCAACCGGCATCGACGCCACTGATGTGAACACCGAAATCCCGGTCCCGCGCCGCTCCATGAGCCAGCCTTTGCGTCAGAACGTATCGGTTGACGATGTGGCGCAGGTGTCCGCCGCACAGGCGCCGGTCGCTGCCTCCGTGGCCGCCGAAGCGCCGCAGGAAGTCGAACAGGCCGCCCTGTTCCAAGACCTCCAGCCGACACAGCGCGAGCAGGACCAGTATGAGGACGAGAACGTTGTCGAAGACGACGACGGTCTGCCCGCACCGGCGTACCAGCCTGAGGTCGCCGCATTCGAGCCGCGTCAGGAAGAGAACATCGAAGCCGAGCCCGAAGCCTTCGTCGCACCGCGTGCGCCGACCCCCGGCACACCGTCCCCCGAAGCGCTGGCCCGCCTGCGCGCCGCCGCACAGAAGGCCGCGCCCGAGCAGCACCGTCAGGCCCAGCAGCAGCAGGGTGAGCAGGGCGACAAGGGCCGTTTCGGCATCAACTCCCTGATCAATCGGATGACCGGCCACGCCGAAGGCGAAGCGCAAGCCCGCCCCGCGCGCCAGCAGCCGCCGGTGCAAACCCGCGCCTCTGCCGCCGCGCCGCAGCCGCAGGAAAACAACGATCCCGATCAAGAACGCATCGAAATCCCCGCGTTCCTGCGCCGTCAGGCCAACTGAACTGATCACGATGAATGACGAAAGGGCTGCCTTAGGGCGGCCCTTTTTTGTTTTAGAACAACGCCTTGCTCCCGGGTAAGCGTAGCCGTGCTCAAATGTTGCAGTGATGTTTCAGACCGTTGCAAAGATTGAGTTGAGCAAAACGAACCTGCCCCTTAATCCAGAGTTCAACACACAAGAAGATGTTCGAAGCTTGAGGATGACCCGGTGCAGACAACGATCAAATCAGCGGTAAGTTTTACTGGCACAGGCCTGCACTCCGGTCTGCCTGCGACGGTGACACTGCGCCCGGCGTCGGCCCATCACGGCATCTGGTTCTCGCGCAGCGATGTGGCGGTCGGTGACCGTCTGATCCCCGCCCGCTGGGACGCGGTGAACCGCTCGCCGCTCTGCACCAAGCTGGAAAACCCCACCGGCCTTTCGATCTCGACCGTCGAGCATCTGATGGCCGCCGTGGCGGGCTGTGGCATCCATAACCTTTTGATTGAGATCGACGGCCCCGAAGTGCCGATCCTTGATGGCTCCTCGCTGCCTTTCGTGCGCGGGATCATGCAGCGCGGTCTGCGCCAGCTTGCAGCCCCCGTGATGGCCTTCGAAGTGCTGAAAACCGTTACCGTGCAGGATGGCGACGCGGTTGCGACGATCTCGCCCGCGGATACGCTGCGCATCGACTTTGAGATCGACTTTGCCGATGCCGCCATCGGCCAGCAGCGCAAGTCGCTGGTGATGAACAACGGCTCCTTCGCGCGTGAACTCTGCGACAGCCGCACCTTCTGCCGTCAGGCGGATGTCGAGGCGATGCAGGCCAATGGTCTGGCGCTTGGTGGCGAAGCGGGTGAGAACGCGGTGGTTTTCGATGGCGATGCCGTCGTCAGCCCCGGCGGCCTGCGCCACGCGGATGAGCCTGTGCGCCACAAGATGCTCGATGCGCTCGGCGATCTGGCGCTGGCCGGGGCGCCGCTTTTGGGCCATTACGAAGGCAAACGCGCGGGCCATTCGCTGACCAACACGCTGCTGCGCGCGCTCTTTGCCACGCCGGATGCCGTGCGTCTGGTGGCCTGCGATGCAGCGCAAACGGCGCGGCTGCCCGGCTCCGGCCTGATCTGGAACGAAATCCCACAGGTTGCCTGATCCCGGGGTGGGGAGCAGCACCGCAAAGCGCAGGGCGCTTAGGCGGCGAAGTGCCATTGAACGCCCTGCCAATGCCTTGTATTCACTAAGCCGAAGTGACAAGCCTGACCCAGCGATGCGCCGCCGCGCAGCCGCCTGCGGACGGGGGCGGAATGGGCGTTTTGCAACGCAGTTTATTGTGCTAGTCACATGCGCAAGAGGGTCAAAGACCATGGGTTGGACGATGCAAGGGGTGCGGGCATGACGGTAGCGGGATCGCGCAAGCGGACGATCAGTGCGGTGCTTCTGGTCGCGACATTGGCAGCCTGCGGCGGTGGTGACGGACGCTCTGATGGGAACTTCTTCAACCCGCAGGAAATCCCGCTTGAAACCTATTCGGCTGAGCAGATTTTCGAGCGCGGCGAATATGAGCTGACCAACAACAACCCCGGCGAAGCGGCATTTTATTTCGCCGAGATCGAGCGTCTCTATCCCTATTCCGAATGGGCCAAACGCGCCCTGATCATGCAGGCTTTCGCCTATCACAAGGATCAGGACTATCCCAACAGCCGCTCCGCCGCGCAGCGCTTCATTGATTTCTACCCCGCCGATGACGATGCCGCCTATGCGCAGTACCTCTTGGCGCTGAGCTATTACGACCAGATCGACGAAGTGGGCCGCGACCAAGGGCTGACCTTCCAAGCGTTGCAATCTCTGCGCGCCGTGATCGAAGGCTACCCGGACAGCGAATATGCCCGCTCCGCGATCCTGAAATTCGACCTCGCCTTCGACCATCTGGCGGGCAAGGAGATGGAGATTGGCCGCTACTACCTGCGCCGCGATCACTATACCGCCGCGATCAATCGCTTCCGCGTCGTGGTCGAGGATTTCCAGACCACCACCCACACCGCCGAAGCGCTGCACCGTCTGGTCGAAGCTTATCTGTCGCTCGGCCTGAACCATGAGGCGCAGACGGCGGGGGCCATCCTTGGCCACAACTACCGGGGCTCCGAATGGTATGAGGACAGCTACAAACTGCTGACCGGGCGCGGCCTTGAGCCTGCCTTTTACAAAGACAATTGGCTGGGTGCAGCCTATCGCCAGACCATCAAGGGCGAGTGGCTTTAAGGGGGTGGGATCGCCCACCCGACGGTTCTAGATGCTGCGCGGACTTGATATTTCAGACATGCTGATCATCGACCGGCTGGAGCTTGGCTTCCAGCCGGGGCTGAACGTGCTGACCGGTGAGACCGGCGCGGGCAAGTCGATCCTTTTGGATTCGCTCGGCTTCGTTCTGGGCTGGCGCGGGCGTGCCGATCTGGTGCGCCAAGGGGCCGAACAGGGTGAGGTGACCGCGTGGTTCGATCTTCCGCCCGGCCACCCGGCCCATGCGGTGCTGGAAGAGGCGGGCCTGCCTGCCGGAGATGAATTGATCCTGCGCCGCATCAACACCTCCGACGGGCGCAAGACCGCTTGGGTCAATGACCGCCGCTGTTCGGGTGAGGTGCTGCGCCGCCTGTCCGAGACATTGGTGGAACTGCACGGCCAGCATGATGACCGCGGCCTGCTCAACCCGCGGGGCCATCGTGCCATTTTGGACGATTACGCCGGGAATGCCCGGGCGATTGCCAAGCTGCGCGAGGCGTGGAATGCCCTCGGCGCCGCCCGCAAAGCCGCCGCCGCTGCCGCTGCCGAACGCGAGGCCATCGCCGCCGAGGAAGAGTTCCTGCGTCACGCCGTGGCCGAGTTGGACAAGCTCGACCCCGAAGCGGGGGAGGAGGCCGCCCTCGACACCCGCCGCCGCCAGATGCAGGGGGCCGAGAAAATCCGCCGCGATGTGGTCAACGCCTATGAGTTGTTGGGCCAAGGCGGCGCAGAGACCGCCATGGGCGACGCGCTGCGCTGGCTCGACGGGGTGGCCGACAAGGCCGAAGGCGCGCTGGAGGGCCCGCTCGCCGCGCTCAACCGCGCCATGGTGGAATTGGACGAGGCGATGTCCGGTGTGGCCGATGCGATCGACGGCATGTCGTTCGACCCCTATGAGTTGGAAGCCTGCGAAGAGCGGCTTTTTGCGATCCGCGGCCTTGCGCGCAAACATGACGTGCAGCCCGATGAACTTGCCGGTTTCGCCGACACGCTGCGCGCCAAGCTCGACGCGCTCGATGCGGGCGAAGCGGCGCAGGAGGGGCTGGAGAAAGCCGTCCGCGAAGCGCAGGCGCTTTACGACGAACAGGCCACTGCGCTGACCGAGAAGCGGCGCAAGGCCGCGGCCAAGCTCGACAAATCCGTGGCGGCAGAGCTTGCCCCGCTCAAGATGGAACGCGCAGTGTTCCAGACGCAATTGACCGAGGAACCCGCAGGCCCCGAGGGGCGCGATGCGGTCTCTTTCACCGTCGCCACAAACCCGGGCGCGCCTGCCGGACCCTTGGGCAAAATCGCCTCGGGCGGGGAGTTGAGCCGGTTCCTCTTGGCGCTGAAGGTTTGCCTGACCCAGACCCAATCCGGCCTCACCCTGATCTTTGACGAGATCGACCGTGGGGTAGGGGGCGCCACCGCCGATGCCGTGGGCCGCCGCCTGAAGGCATTGGCCGCCGAGGGCAGGTCTTGGTCGTCACCCATTCGCCGCAGGTCGCAGCCCTTGGCGCGCATCACTGGCGTGTGGCGAAATCGGTGACCAAGGGCATGACCACCTCGACCGTCACCCCCCTTGCCGCCGAAGAGCGCGTTGATGAGGTCGCCCGAATGCTCGCGGGCGATACGATCACCGATGCGGCCCGCGCGGCGGCGGAGGCATTGCTCAACGGGCAACAGGGCGCGACGACTTCTTAAATGGCGGTTTTACCCAAGGTCAGCTTGCCCTAGACAGAAAGGGTTCAACTGGTCTTAGTCCCATGCCTTCGCAAGATAACGCTTTCTTTTCCCAACAACTTCAGCAGGCGCTTGGCGGCTGCAAACAGGGCTGGACGGTGCTGCGCACCCGCGGCCCGGGGAAGGTCACATTCTGGTTTATCGCGCTGCTGGTGGGCATCGCCGCGGGCTTTGCCGCCCTGTTCTTTCGCAAGGGTATCAACTGGTTGCAGGCCACGCTTTACGGCACGGACGATGTGCAATTCCTGCACAGCTTCCTTGCCGGGCTGCCGTGGTATTGGGTGGTGCTGATCCCGACCTTGGGCGGGTTGCTTGTGGGGTTGATCCTGCACCGTTTCACCCGCGACGGGCGCGCGCGCAGCGTGGGCGATGTGATCCTCGGCGCTGCCATGCACGACGGACGGGTTGAGACGCGCGCCGGGGTGGCCTCGGCGCTGGCCTCGCTCATCACCCTGTCCACGGGCGGCTCATCGGGCCGCGAAGGGCCGGTGGTGCATCTCGCCGCCGTGATCTCAACCAAGGTCAGCCGCTTTATCAAGGCCGATGGGATCACCGGGCGGGATCTGTTGGGCTGCGCCGTGGCGGCGGCGGTCTCGGCCAGCTTCAACGCGCCCATCGCTGGCGCGCTCTTTGCCCTCGAAGTTGTGCTGCGCCATTTCGCCGTCCATGCCTTTGCCCCCATCGTCATCGCCTCCGCCGCAGGCACGGTCATCAACCGGCTGGAGTTCGGCGGGCTCACGGAATTCGTCTTGCCGGGCCTTGGCGACGTGCAATTCTACGTCGAACTGCCCGCCTTCCTGCTTTTGGGGCTGACCTGCGGTCTGGTCTCGGTCGTGCTGATGCGCGCGATCTTCTGGGCCGAAGATTTCGGCAACTACTTGCAAGCCCGCACCGGCCTTGCCCGCTGGCTGCGCCCGGCGGTGGCGGGGGCGATCCTTGGGGTCATCGCGCTCTGGTTTCCCCATATCATCGGCGTGGGCTATGAGACGACCTCGCGCGCGCTGGTCGGCGAACTGGTGCTGCATGAGGCGATCATCTTTGCCGTGCTCAAGGTCGCCGCCGTGGCGATCACGCTCGGCGGGCGCATGGGCGGTGGGGTGTTCTCGCCCTCGCTGATGCTGGGCGCTCTGACCGGGCTTGGCTTCGGGATCATCGCCACCGGTGTCTTCCCCGAAATTTCGGGCTCTTCCTCGCTCTATGCTTTGGCGGGGATGGGGGCGGTGGCCGCCGCCGTGCTGGGCGCGCCGATTTCAACCACTCTCATCGTGTTTGAGATGACGGGCGACTGGCAGACCGGTCTGGCCGTGATGGTCGCCGTCAGCATGTCGACCGCGCTGGCCTCCCGGCTGGTCGACCGGTCCTTCTTCCTCACCCAGATGGAGAGGCGCGGCATCCATCTGGCCGCAGGTCCGCAGGCCTATCTGCTCTCAATGTTCATGGTGGGCCGCATCATGCGCCGCCCCGATGACGAAGACGCGGCTTCGGAAGACGCCTGTTGGGACTTGATCGACAAGGGCACCTATATCGACGGCAGCGCCACGCTAGAGGCCGCTTTGCCGCTGTTCGACCAGACCCATTCCAACTTTATCCCGGTGGTCACCCTCAGCGCGGATGCGCCGCCCGAACTGCTGGGCGCGCTGTTCCACGTCGATGCGCTGAAAGCCTATAACCGCGCCCTCGCCGCCACGGCGGCAGAGGAGCATTCCTGAGCCGCGCTCAGATCCGTTCGATGGCGATCTCTTCCAT
This window contains:
- the lpxC gene encoding UDP-3-O-acyl-N-acetylglucosamine deacetylase encodes the protein MQTTIKSAVSFTGTGLHSGLPATVTLRPASAHHGIWFSRSDVAVGDRLIPARWDAVNRSPLCTKLENPTGLSISTVEHLMAAVAGCGIHNLLIEIDGPEVPILDGSSLPFVRGIMQRGLRQLAAPVMAFEVLKTVTVQDGDAVATISPADTLRIDFEIDFADAAIGQQRKSLVMNNGSFARELCDSRTFCRQADVEAMQANGLALGGEAGENAVVFDGDAVVSPGGLRHADEPVRHKMLDALGDLALAGAPLLGHYEGKRAGHSLTNTLLRALFATPDAVRLVACDAAQTARLPGSGLIWNEIPQVA
- a CDS encoding chloride channel protein; this encodes MPSQDNAFFSQQLQQALGGCKQGWTVLRTRGPGKVTFWFIALLVGIAAGFAALFFRKGINWLQATLYGTDDVQFLHSFLAGLPWYWVVLIPTLGGLLVGLILHRFTRDGRARSVGDVILGAAMHDGRVETRAGVASALASLITLSTGGSSGREGPVVHLAAVISTKVSRFIKADGITGRDLLGCAVAAAVSASFNAPIAGALFALEVVLRHFAVHAFAPIVIASAAGTVINRLEFGGLTEFVLPGLGDVQFYVELPAFLLLGLTCGLVSVVLMRAIFWAEDFGNYLQARTGLARWLRPAVAGAILGVIALWFPHIIGVGYETTSRALVGELVLHEAIIFAVLKVAAVAITLGGRMGGGVFSPSLMLGALTGLGFGIIATGVFPEISGSSSLYALAGMGAVAAAVLGAPISTTLIVFEMTGDWQTGLAVMVAVSMSTALASRLVDRSFFLTQMERRGIHLAAGPQAYLLSMFMVGRIMRRPDDEDAASEDACWDLIDKGTYIDGSATLEAALPLFDQTHSNFIPVVTLSADAPPELLGALFHVDALKAYNRALAATAAEEHS
- the ftsZ gene encoding cell division protein FtsZ — protein: MTLNLSMPGHDDLKPRITVFGVGGAGGNAVNNMIEKQLDGVDFVVANTDAQALQQAQAENRVQLGIKVTEGLGAGARASVGAAAAEESIEQIVDHLAGAHMCFITAGMGGGTGTGAAPIIAQAARELGVLTVGVVTKPFQFEGAKRMRQAEDGVETLQKVVDTLIIIPNQNLFRLANEKTTFTEAFSLADDVLYQGVKGVTDLMVRPGLINLDFADVRAVMDEMGKAMMGTGEAEGEDRAIQAAEKAIANPLLDEISLRGAKGVLINITGGQDLTLFELDEAANRIREEVDPEANIIVGSTLDESLGGLMRVSVVATGIDATDVNTEIPVPRRSMSQPLRQNVSVDDVAQVSAAQAPVAASVAAEAPQEVEQAALFQDLQPTQREQDQYEDENVVEDDDGLPAPAYQPEVAAFEPRQEENIEAEPEAFVAPRAPTPGTPSPEALARLRAAAQKAAPEQHRQAQQQQGEQGDKGRFGINSLINRMTGHAEGEAQARPARQQPPVQTRASAAAPQPQENNDPDQERIEIPAFLRRQAN
- a CDS encoding outer membrane protein assembly factor BamD, yielding MTVAGSRKRTISAVLLVATLAACGGGDGRSDGNFFNPQEIPLETYSAEQIFERGEYELTNNNPGEAAFYFAEIERLYPYSEWAKRALIMQAFAYHKDQDYPNSRSAAQRFIDFYPADDDAAYAQYLLALSYYDQIDEVGRDQGLTFQALQSLRAVIEGYPDSEYARSAILKFDLAFDHLAGKEMEIGRYYLRRDHYTAAINRFRVVVEDFQTTTHTAEALHRLVEAYLSLGLNHEAQTAGAILGHNYRGSEWYEDSYKLLTGRGLEPAFYKDNWLGAAYRQTIKGEWL